A window from Flavobacterium sp. 83 encodes these proteins:
- a CDS encoding sodium/sugar symporter, translated as MNQNLAFADYAVFIIYFIVVSTYGYTIYRKREKNEHDAKAYFLAEGTLTWWAIGASLIASNISAEQFIGMSGEGFFLGVAVAAYEWIAAIALIIVAVWFIPVYLKNKIYTMPQFLKTRYNESTALIMAVFWLFLYVFVNLTSILYLGAVAINGLAGGEYLHVIMIGLALFALLISLGGMKVVAYTDVIQVAVLIIGGLVTSYIALTTVGHYFGFGDDAIAGFKVLMEKAPEHFKMIIPKPTATSSQLEINKYLTFPGMMSYLAGIWIINLNYWGCNQYITQRALGADLQTARTGILFAGMLKLLMPLIVMLPGIAAYVLYENGHLPQLVGGKDGAYSAMLTFLPTGLKGLSVAALTAAIVASLAGKVNSISTIYTLDVHKKYIQKNATDRAQVNIGRYAVFAAMLLAVMFTWNDLLGIGGVGGFTYIQKYTGFISPGVFAMFFLGMFWKRTTGTAAIVGVISGFLLSVLFNEFAPALFGNETLLYTAFANGKGGFEIPFHICMGLSFAFTMILMIAISFAGPKVNPKAFELDTEMFKVKPQTTVLIVITLLVIFALYVKFW; from the coding sequence ATGAACCAGAACCTTGCTTTTGCGGATTACGCAGTATTTATTATCTATTTTATAGTGGTATCCACCTATGGATATACCATTTATCGCAAACGTGAAAAAAACGAACACGATGCAAAAGCTTATTTTCTTGCAGAAGGAACGCTTACTTGGTGGGCTATTGGTGCTTCATTGATCGCTTCTAATATTTCGGCAGAACAATTTATTGGAATGAGTGGAGAAGGATTCTTTTTAGGAGTTGCTGTTGCTGCTTACGAGTGGATTGCTGCTATTGCTTTAATTATTGTTGCTGTTTGGTTTATTCCTGTTTATTTGAAAAACAAGATTTATACCATGCCTCAGTTTTTGAAAACGAGATATAATGAATCTACAGCATTAATTATGGCTGTTTTTTGGCTATTTTTATATGTTTTTGTAAACTTAACTTCTATTTTATATTTAGGAGCTGTTGCCATTAATGGTCTGGCTGGTGGGGAATACCTACACGTTATTATGATTGGTTTAGCTCTTTTTGCATTGCTGATTTCTTTAGGAGGAATGAAAGTGGTGGCCTATACTGATGTGATTCAGGTTGCGGTTTTAATCATCGGAGGATTAGTTACTTCTTATATAGCTTTGACTACCGTTGGACATTATTTTGGTTTTGGCGATGATGCAATTGCTGGTTTCAAAGTACTAATGGAAAAAGCACCGGAGCATTTCAAAATGATTATTCCAAAACCTACAGCTACATCTTCTCAATTGGAAATCAACAAGTATCTTACTTTTCCTGGAATGATGTCTTATTTAGCAGGTATTTGGATTATAAATCTTAATTATTGGGGTTGTAATCAATATATTACACAAAGAGCTTTGGGTGCTGATTTGCAAACTGCCCGTACCGGTATTTTATTTGCTGGAATGCTAAAATTATTAATGCCATTAATTGTTATGTTGCCAGGTATTGCAGCTTATGTTTTATATGAAAACGGACATTTACCACAATTAGTTGGAGGGAAAGATGGTGCGTATTCTGCAATGTTAACATTTTTGCCTACAGGTTTAAAAGGGTTGTCAGTTGCAGCTTTAACTGCAGCTATTGTGGCTTCATTAGCCGGTAAAGTCAATAGTATCTCGACTATTTATACTTTGGACGTGCATAAAAAATACATTCAAAAAAATGCTACAGATAGAGCTCAAGTTAACATAGGTAGATATGCCGTTTTTGCAGCAATGCTTCTTGCAGTTATGTTTACTTGGAATGACTTATTAGGTATTGGTGGAGTGGGTGGTTTCACTTACATTCAAAAATATACAGGTTTTATTAGTCCAGGGGTATTTGCAATGTTCTTCCTTGGGATGTTTTGGAAAAGAACAACTGGAACAGCTGCTATTGTGGGTGTGATTTCAGGTTTCTTATTGTCTGTTTTATTCAATGAATTTGCACCTGCTTTATTCGGAAATGAAACGTTGTTATACACAGCTTTTGCTAATGGTAAAGGCGGATTCGAAATCCCATTCCATATTTGTATGGGATTGTCTTTTGCATTTACTATGATTCTAATGATTGCCATCAGTTTTGCTGGGCCAAAAGTAAATCCAAAAGCATTTGAATTAGATACAGAAATGTTTAAGGTAAAACCACAAACAACCGTATTGATCGTAATAACACTATTAGTTATTTTTGCTTTATACGTGAAGTTCTGGTAA
- the galE gene encoding UDP-glucose 4-epimerase GalE, which translates to MKIVVTGGLGFIGSHTVVELQNEGFEVIIIDNLSNSSEEVLKGIVAITGKTPVFEKLDLREKASVQDFFNRHSDVSGVIHFAASKAVGESVGNPLLYYENNINTLIYLLQELQQKQESHFIFSSSCTVYGQAETMPINESASVKPAMSPYGNTKQIGEEIITDVTKVSGINAILLRYFNPIGAHPSTEIGELPIGTPQNLVPFITQTGVGLRKELSVYGDDYPTPDGTCVRDYIHVVDLAKAHVVALQRLANKKNVSKMETFNLGTGTGSSVLEVIAAFEKVSGQKLPYKIVDRREGDVISAYANTDKANNILGWKTMSTLEEGMASAWKWEQKIRKAN; encoded by the coding sequence ATGAAAATAGTAGTTACCGGCGGATTGGGATTTATTGGTTCGCATACTGTAGTTGAATTGCAAAATGAAGGTTTTGAAGTGATAATTATTGATAACCTTTCTAATTCCTCTGAAGAAGTTTTAAAAGGAATAGTTGCTATAACTGGTAAAACTCCTGTTTTTGAAAAGCTGGATTTGAGAGAGAAAGCATCAGTTCAGGATTTTTTTAATAGACATTCTGATGTTTCGGGTGTAATTCATTTTGCAGCTTCCAAAGCAGTTGGAGAAAGTGTAGGAAACCCGTTATTATATTATGAAAATAATATTAATACCCTGATTTATTTGCTTCAGGAATTGCAACAAAAACAGGAGTCTCATTTTATTTTCAGCTCATCTTGTACGGTTTATGGTCAAGCCGAAACGATGCCTATTAATGAAAGTGCCTCAGTTAAACCAGCAATGTCTCCTTATGGAAATACCAAACAAATTGGTGAAGAAATCATTACAGATGTTACAAAAGTAAGCGGGATAAATGCAATTTTATTGCGTTATTTTAATCCTATTGGCGCTCATCCATCAACAGAAATAGGCGAATTACCTATAGGAACTCCACAAAATTTAGTGCCTTTTATCACCCAAACGGGAGTTGGATTGAGGAAAGAATTATCTGTTTATGGGGATGATTATCCAACACCTGACGGGACTTGTGTTCGGGATTATATTCATGTTGTTGATTTGGCGAAAGCCCATGTTGTCGCTTTGCAGCGATTAGCAAACAAAAAAAATGTATCTAAAATGGAAACTTTCAATTTGGGAACAGGAACAGGAAGCTCTGTTTTGGAAGTAATTGCAGCTTTCGAAAAAGTAAGTGGACAAAAATTACCTTACAAGATTGTTGATAGAAGAGAGGGTGATGTGATTTCGGCTTATGCCAATACAGATAAGGCGAATAATATTCTTGGCTGGAAAACAATGTCAACTCTTGAAGAAGGGATGGCAAGTGCTTGGAAATGGGAACAGAAAATCAGAAAGGCTAACTAA